A genomic stretch from Corvus cornix cornix isolate S_Up_H32 chromosome 7, ASM73873v5, whole genome shotgun sequence includes:
- the PECR gene encoding peroxisomal trans-2-enoyl-CoA reductase: protein MAAAAAGRGLLAAGLFRGRVAIVTGGGTGIGKAIAADLLALGCSVVIASRKFDRLKAAAEELNNRFASMSPAKVTPIECNIRKEEEVEALVKSTLSLHGKIDFLVNNGGGQFASPSEAIRAKGWNAVIDTNLTGTFYCCKAVYNAWMQEHGGAIVNITAAVRNGFPGMSHTGAARAAVNNLTKTLALEWAHSGVRINSVAPGLVFSETAVANYGEQGVMMWLRSIPKVPAKRSAVPEEISPAVCFLLSPAASFITGITMVVDGGQSLYSHTLEIPDHDRWPSPPEGKNSEMLKKLLSGEFKPKL from the exons atggcggcggcggcggcggggcgcgggctGCTGGCGGCGGGGCTGTTCCGCGGGCGGGTCGCCATCGTCACCGGCGGCGGCACCGGCATCGGCAAGGCCATCGCCGCCGACCTGCTGGCGCTAG GTTGCAGTGTTGTGATTGCCTCTCGTAAATTTGACCGattaaaagctgctgcagaagaactGAATAATAGGTTTGCTTCCATGAGTCCTGCCAAAGTGACTCCCATAGAGTGCAATATCCGCAAAGAAGAAGAG GTAGAAGCTTTGGTGAAGTCTACACTGTCTCTGCATGGGAAGATTGACTTCCTGGTGAATAATGGAGGGGGCCAGTTTGCAAGTCCTTCTGAAGCCATCCGTGCAAAAGGCTGGAATGCTGTGATAGACACGAATCTGACAGGAACCTTCTATTGCTGCAAAGCGG TGTACAATGCCTGGATGCAGGAACATGGAGGAGCCATTGTCAACATTACTGCTGCCGTGAGAAATGGCTTTCCTGGAATGTC GCACACAGGAGCTGCAAGAGCTGCAGTGAATAACCTAACCAAGACTCTGGCTTTAGAATGGGCTCACAGTGGAGTGAGAATCAACAGCGTTGCTCCT gGACTGGTATTTTCAGAAACTGCTGTTGCAAACTATGGAGAACAAGGTGTAATGATGTGGTTAAGGAGCATACCAAAGGTTCCTGCCAAGAGGTCAGCTGTTCCTGAGGAG ATCTCTCCTGCAGTATGTTTCCTGCTGTCTCCAGCTGCATCATTCATTACTGGGATAACCATGGTCGTGGATGGTGGCCAGAGTTTGTACAGCCATACCCTAGAAATACCCG atCATGACAGATGGCCCTCAccaccagaaggaaaaaattctgaaatgctgaaaaagctTCTTTCTGGCGAGTTCAAGCCAAAGCTgtga
- the TMEM169 gene encoding transmembrane protein 169, with translation MPGEVTESSSGMETVQKDSKSGGQSPRCGTMRRAVATTVTFDGEATMDRRKKKKKESRPESIIVYRSENDNKVEEEQVDEEGAERSSEEGSKFLGQSMTDGVWSMPLDSRYVTLTGTITRGKKKGQMVDIHVTLTDKELQELAKSKEPSKEDVPEKKKKCDVGLDRGPHIVLWTIICLPIIFVVSFVVSFYYGTITWYNIFLVYNEERTFWHKITFCPFLIIFYPIIIMVVSFSLGLYSAVAQVAWSFGYWWHAVRDMEKGFCGWLCSKLGLEDCSPYSIVELLDSDNISGSLSGKSSAQGVETSAV, from the exons ATGCCAGGTGAGGTGACTGAGAGCAGCAGCGGGATGGAGACTGTGCAGAAGGACAGCAAGTCTGGAGGCCAGAGCCCTCGCTGTGGCACAATGAGAAGGGCTGTGGCAACCACTGTCACCTTTGATGGGGAAGCCACTATGGACcggaggaaaaagaagaagaaagagtcCCGCCCCGAGTCAATAATAGTGTATCGGTCTGAGAATGACAATAAGGTGGAAGAAGAACAGGTGGATGAAGAAGGAGCGGAGAGGAGCTCTGAGGAAGGCTCCAAGTTCCTGGGTCAGTCTATGACAGATG GTGTCTGGAGCATGCCTTTAGACAGTCGATATGTCACCTTGACTGGAACAATCACCAGGGGAAAGAAGAAGGGTCAGATGGTGGATATCCACGTCACACTAACGGATaaagagctgcaggaactggCTAAGTCAAAGGAACCTTCTAAAGAGGATGTACctgagaagaagaagaaatgtgatGTTGGGTTGGACAGAGGACCCCACATCGTCCTCTGGACTATCATCTGCCTCCCCATCATTTTTGTAGTGTCCTTCGTGGTTTCATTCTACTATGGAACCATTACATGGTACAACATCTTCTTGGTGTACAATGAAGAGAGGACCTTCTGGCACAAAATCACGTTTTGTCCCTTTTTGATTATCTTCTACCCAATTATAATTATGGTTGTTTCTTTCTCCCTAGGCCTGTATTCAGCTGTAGCCCAGGTAGCATGGTCCTTTGGGTACTGGTGGCACGCTGTCAGGGATATGGAGAAGGGATTCTgtggctggctctgcagcaaGCTGGGCTTGGAAGATTGTTCTCCATACAGCATTGTCGAGCTGCTTGATTCTGACAATATCTCAGGTAGTCTCTCTGGCAAGAGCTCTGCACAGGGGGTTGAGACCTCAGCAGTCTGA